Part of the Prionailurus bengalensis isolate Pbe53 chromosome B3, Fcat_Pben_1.1_paternal_pri, whole genome shotgun sequence genome is shown below.
tttttttaatgtttatttatttttgaaggagagagagacagagtgtgagtgggggaggggcagacagagagggagacacagaattagaatcagtctccaggctctgagctgtcagcacagagcccaaagcagggctcgaacccacaaaccgtgagatcatgacctgagctgaagtcagctgcttaaccgaatgagccactcaggttccccagTAACTTCTTTATTAATAAGCTGAATATAAAGTGAATAGGTAAATGTCACCATTCATTtcccagttaatttttttttaatgtttgtttattttaagagagagcaagcatgggggagggtagagggagagggagacagagaaacacaagcaggctccatgctgctagtgcagagcccaacttggggcttgatctcattaattgcaaaatcatgacctgagccaaaatcaagagtcagacatttaactgactgagccacccagctgcccctcccagTTAAGAATTTAAAGCATTTCCCTATCTTTTGAATGGGTAAAacataaagacagacaaaatacatgaataatattttatcacttttcaatcataaaaactttatttaaaaacattgtcGTGAAAAGGACACTGACCTGTAGAACATTGTGCATTGTTTTTTCCCTCCTATGCAATCTTGgaatatatttaaacttaaaatgaataagaaaCTTCTAAAATATAATACTTCCTTTGcaaaacacaaacatacaaaggACAACATTAACTATATAAATGCACCAAAGATTAATAATTGGCACAAATCCAATATTTTAACATTAGTTGATATTAGGTAAATTGACACATCCTAAACAGTCTTAAAACCATGCCCTTTAAGTTCAGGTAAGCACATCTATTTCCATTCCGTTTACCCTGTCATTTGTGCATAtctaacacaatggcactaagtAATATTTATTAGTTAGTATTAGTTAAACGTTTAATGAATGTCAAGCACTGCTAATTGTGTTACATGTCTTTTCAATTTTCACAACATTCCTAGTGGTTATATACTAGATccacattttataggtgagaaaacaaaGTCTTAGAAACGTTAGGAATACTTGCTCAAAGTTGTACAACAAGAAAGCGATGCAATTGGAATTCAAGACTGGTCCCATCTAATTGCTAAACATACGTCCctcaaaaacagagaaatagtTCTTGTACATTAATGTAGTATCATCAGCACCCAGAAAGGACCTTAAACAgaatgggtgctcaataaatagtcaTTGAACTAAAGATTGCTATTTCAGAAGCagggtttatattttattttatatgtttatttgtttatttatttttgagagagagcaagtgagcaaatggggaaggagcagagagagaggaagagaatcccaggcaggctccatgctgtcagcacagagcctgacatggggcttgatcccacaaaccatgagatcatgacctgagctgaaatcaggagtcagacacttagctgaccaagccacccaggcaccccagaagcagggtttatattttaaaacaaagatgataaTTTTTGCTAAAGAATGGAGATGAGACAAAaggacatttttactttttctcatttgaCTGACTTTATGGCAAGAATAAAGAGTTTATGATTTGGCTAAAAAGTAACTGGTATTTTAAACTAGAATGTGGTTTTTATACCTAGCTCCAATACTACATTTCTTCATAAACCTCTGCCACATTATTTAACttcagatattaaatatttatcttgaaGATTGTGTTGAATCATGTTGAAACCTTAAAAGTCCagaataaatataagaaactATTAATACCATGAATGTCATCATAACAGATTGTTTCCTAAACTATTTTCGTAAACTTCAATCAATTCAAAGAGATGCAGCCTATCAGTATGTTGTTATTCATAAAAAACACAAAGTATCTGGCAATCTAATTTCTACAACCAGCCTCCATGTTAACAATGGAAAACTGGAAAgtgttctatttgtttttctgccaTATGTCTTAACAAGCTGCAAAGAGATGTCCTAAAACTAGAATGTCAAATTTTGTGAGCTACTGGTTTCACCTGAATGTGGTTATTCTTTAAAGGtatactacttaaaaataaaatgagttttgggTAAGAGTCTGTGTAgttgggaagggaaaagaaaatgacatttttggaGTCTGTTGTGTCCACTTTCCATAAAATGGTCACAACAgacaatttttattatcttcatattaGAGATTAAACAGGGTAGAGAGATGAAGTGAAACTCCCAGGATAATACAACTAGGAAATGACATATCCAAAATTAAATCTGGGGTCTAGGTATATTTAGAGCAATGACTTTTGCCCATTACAGTAATTCAGTCTTGAACCAGCTCTTAAGAATTTTCTGTATCTTAGGTTCTTCCACTGTTAGGGAAATGGTTTGGCTAgctgattttcaaaaaatgtcttGGAATAAAAAGTATGTTTAACACAATCACTAATAAGCCATATTAGGAAGAATTgtgctatgtatttttttaaattagtttcatcttttcttcttctaggcTACGTTATGTTGAGAATGAGAGACAAAACTCATACTAAGACTAATAAAGTTTTGTAATGTTTTACTTTGGAAATGACAAACTTGTCATGAATTTAGTAgttaatttttcaaacatttagtCTTGAGAGTAAATGAATGCATCATATCTCTGACACTCAGCCAGGTTTTAGGAGAGAATCATATTTTAGTTGTTTACTCTCTATGGTTTAAACTTCACAAATGgctgtttaaatatttatttgctatatCAGTTATCAAGTGTGGTAATGATCTATACACTTCTTAAGAAACCAGATTGTTAAATTTCAGATCCTCCAAACTGTTCTCTTTTGTTCAAAGTTGACTCAGAAGAATCTCTTCACCATTTGaattttcccataaaaatatttctaatgaaaaataaacacttttaatcAAAGTTCTGCAAGTGGACACCATCAAAGTACCACAAGGCTGTGCAACTGAGTAGGAATGTTCTGGGGTAGAAGACAAGAGAACAGTATTTTATCTCAGGCTTCTCTAAGTTGCTGAGGTATGTTGATAGGATTCATGGGTATATGAAGCCCTGAATTTATGTTTTGattatatgtgcatttttctttgaaaataacctATAGATTTCAGCAGATTTTCAAATGTGTCTGTAACCTCAAAAGGCTCACAAACATCTCAGTAATTTTTAGACAAGATTATTTCACATCTCTCAACCCTGGCTGCTTCTTTTTGTGAATTTAAACTAAAAGACTTGAAATGAAGATACTAAGTAttgctataaaaataaactgatgatATAAATCTCAGGAGATTCATTGCACTGGATATCTTGGAGAAGTTTTCCCAAGATTTAGGTATTGGTTACTTAGTTTCTTCTTCACAGCCGTCTTCATTTCCTGGTTTCTCAAAGTATAGATAAGTGGATTCAGAAAGGGGGTAAAGATGGTATAGAAAACAGACAGAACTTTGTCCACCATGAAGTTGGTGAAAGGCCACACATAGATGAAGATGCAGGGCCCAAAGAACATTAACACAACTAGGAAATGTGCAGTACAGGTAGAAAAAACCTTAGATGATCCTGTGGAAGAGTGGTCCTTGATAGTGACAAGAACAATGACGTAGGAGGTGAGCAAAAGCAGAAAACTTACAAGAGCAATCACACCACTAGTTGAGATCATGAAGATTCCAAGAACATAGATATCTATACAAGCCAGCTGGATGACCAAAGGAAGGTCACAGAAGAAGCTGTCTACAACATTGGGACCACAGAAGGGTAAACAGAGAGTAAAAGCTAACTGGCTCATTGTATGCAGGAAGCCCACTGTCCAAGAAGTTACCACAAGCCCAACACACACTCTTTGGCTCATAATTGTTGAATAATGGAGAGGTTTGCATATGGCAATGTACCTGTCAAAAGACATGGAGATCAGCAGCACAATCTCAGTCCCAGTGAAAAGGTGCAAAAAGAAGATCTGAGAAATGCAGCCCTCAAAGGAGATGGTCTTATGCTCAGCAAAGAAGTCCATGATCATCTTTGGAGTGGCAAAGGAGGACAAGCACATGTCAATGAGAGAGAGGTTGCTGAGGAGGAAATACATGGGGGAGTGAAGGTGTGGGGTGAATAGGACTGTGAGCAAAATCAAGCAGTTGCCCAACATAGTTagtaaatagaaaacagaaaacatcacaaagaaaaaaatctggagcTCAGGAGAATCAGTAAGTCCAAGTAATACAAATTCAGATACTCCAGAATGGTTGAATCCCTCCATGATCTGCAGACTCTGCTCTGCAATGACAAAATAGGACAAAATTACAGAGCTAGAAAATGTGACACTTCTACAATTACACATGAAGGAATTATGGTATCAAAGTTCACAAGAACACTGATTACCTAAAAGCCAACTAATAACTATCTCAGTAAAGATTTTTCCTTTTGGCACAAATTTAACAATTGCTATCAGATATCACTTCAAATGGACAACTTCTTGACTTTGACCAACATCAGCACATTTTGGGTTATATTCATCACATACCCACACACTAATATTCTGGATACTAAGGAGTTATATAATCCATATTTATAGAGGAAGAATTACACTAAGTGTGCTCTACTTATTATTCAggtatataaaaaattaaatgatggtTGAAATCTCCAAGCTTTCTgttaaacaataacaataaaaatatgatgATGTCAAATCCATTGTTGAGCACTGGATTTAACTAACAGTTTAACAGAACAATTTCAGAAGACCCATTTAGTGTCTCCTATCAGGGTAATAACTAGTGACCTTCTGTTTTCTCagctacagaaaaaaatccaGTTCCACCCTTACTTTATTTGcaaattttcaaattgttttctcaCTATTGATAAGTACTATTcttaatacttaaatatataaataataagttACTTTCTTGACCCCATTAAACTATTGATAACCAAAAGGTGTACCTATGAgcttttctcaattttattttatgatcccatagaaacatttgaaagagagagaatatccctcCTTCTCATGCTACTccaacaaaactatttttttagactagaaaaaaatatattctacaaCTGGACAAGGAGATACACAAGATAAGTTTTGGACATCCTTGAGTACCATAatgctcaaaacaaaacaaatttaaaaatccacttaGATGGTGGTATCTCAAGGTGACACAGGAGCCacttgggggagggtgggaaagaCACGTTAAGGACTCAGACTCATTCTTCAAAATTGAGTTTGTAATTTGCAGCACATTTCAAGTTCTGCAAATACCTTctgtgatgtttttttttaatttaaataatctccTGTTTTTCCATGACAAAAAATTAGGCTTCATAAACCATTTGCAAATACTCAAATTGTTCTTTCAATATTGATAAATATCTGTAAAATTTATCAGAGAACAATAGTCCAGAAATATTAAAACTGGACTGTGGCAAAGTAGTTCAAAGGGTTAAGGTGTCCTTACCCTGCTTTGTGGCCTTGATCTTACCTTGATCTTGATCGAGAGATTAAATTAGATAGTCTGTATAAAGCACCTATCATATTTCCTGGGCAACATTTAAGAATTCTCTAGGTTTCAAAATTCATAGTTAAGAATACTGTTCTGAAATAATCAGCTTGTTTTagttcattaataataataattacagcaTAAATATTCAAACCTGGTTTCAGTGCAGGGATTTAGGAAAAGACGTGTTCTTACAAAAatcatttcatctttttgaagTTAAATTACTTCAtcttaaatgaaaattatgagTACCTTGATATATTAAATGCACTGAAAATACTCAGCCTCACACATTTaagtatttcttctgttttcctaacTTGATAATGTAATTAGTAATGGAAACTCAGAAACTATTATGCCtaatctatatatatgtatatatgtatatgtatataggaTGAATATATTGTATATTCATTGTAACTGAATAAACAGTTGTcagaattttttctcctttcatctaCAGAATTCACATTTAATTCCTATTTAGTGGAACCATCTATCTTtacatcttcattatttttttctttgctactcCATTATATTTGCTCTATAGAATTATTAAATGAATTGTTTTTGCCACCTGAAGAACACAAAACACGAC
Proteins encoded:
- the LOC122467897 gene encoding olfactory receptor 4K2-like; this encodes MEGFNHSGVSEFVLLGLTDSPELQIFFFVMFSVFYLLTMLGNCLILLTVLFTPHLHSPMYFLLSNLSLIDMCLSSFATPKMIMDFFAEHKTISFEGCISQIFFLHLFTGTEIVLLISMSFDRYIAICKPLHYSTIMSQRVCVGLVVTSWTVGFLHTMSQLAFTLCLPFCGPNVVDSFFCDLPLVIQLACIDIYVLGIFMISTSGVIALVSFLLLLTSYVIVLVTIKDHSSTGSSKVFSTCTAHFLVVLMFFGPCIFIYVWPFTNFMVDKVLSVFYTIFTPFLNPLIYTLRNQEMKTAVKKKLSNQYLNLGKTSPRYPVQ